The Fortiea contorta PCC 7126 genome has a segment encoding these proteins:
- a CDS encoding alpha/beta hydrolase, which produces MNIKKLHFSVNTLFYLLLVFLSFAAIAYCGFCLFLFVQQPRLIFFPTSEITKTPKLFNLPYEDVWIPIKLASGKVEHIHGWWIKGKQADSKVLLYLHGNGLNISANVGHASRFYKLGFSVLLIDYRGYGLSKGTFPSEMQVYEDTMTAWNYLVQQQKIPPNHIFIYGHSLGGAIAIDLAVKHPEAAGLIVESSFTSIREVVAYRNSFSLFPIDLILTQRFESIKKLPKLKMPVLFIHGTNDSTIPYFMSQKLYAAAPEPKKLLLVPKAEHNDVADIAGEQYLQWVDAFTQQVYAHK; this is translated from the coding sequence ATGAATATCAAGAAGCTGCATTTTTCTGTAAATACGTTGTTTTATTTGCTACTTGTATTTCTCTCGTTTGCAGCGATCGCCTATTGTGGATTTTGCCTATTTCTATTTGTTCAGCAACCGCGCTTGATCTTTTTTCCCACCAGTGAAATTACAAAAACGCCCAAGCTATTTAATCTCCCCTATGAGGACGTTTGGATACCGATAAAATTGGCATCAGGAAAGGTGGAGCATATCCACGGTTGGTGGATTAAAGGTAAACAAGCTGATAGCAAAGTATTGTTGTATTTGCATGGAAACGGCCTCAATATCAGCGCCAACGTCGGCCACGCTAGCCGATTTTATAAATTAGGGTTTTCAGTCTTGTTAATTGATTATCGGGGTTATGGTTTGAGCAAAGGCACTTTTCCTAGCGAAATGCAAGTGTATGAGGATACAATGACGGCTTGGAACTATTTAGTACAACAGCAGAAAATTCCCCCAAACCACATTTTTATTTATGGACATTCCCTAGGGGGTGCGATCGCTATTGATTTAGCTGTCAAACACCCAGAAGCTGCGGGATTAATTGTCGAAAGTTCTTTTACTTCAATCCGGGAAGTAGTCGCTTATCGAAATTCATTTTCCCTATTCCCGATTGATTTAATTTTGACGCAAAGATTTGAATCTATTAAAAAATTACCGAAGTTAAAAATGCCTGTTTTATTTATTCATGGCACCAACGATTCCACCATACCTTATTTCATGAGCCAAAAACTTTACGCAGCCGCTCCCGAACCCAAAAAGCTGCTTTTAGTTCCCAAAGCAGAACATAACGACGTAGCAGACATCGCAGGTGAGCAATATCTGCAATGGGTAGACGCTTTTACCCAACAGGTATATGCTCACAAGTAG
- a CDS encoding ABC transporter substrate-binding protein, with product MRRNQIIASIVMLTALMTTAYRDFINPQDRAIAQNQTVSNISLKSQKAQVKKVVALTSLSADIIARLDRTKLVGITGGSLLNKDSRFKKIVRVSEGQIQPNLEKIVALKPDLVIGAEGFSNQTTEKLKQLGINTLLTKVDSWEALEAWRGDETA from the coding sequence ATGCGACGTAATCAAATTATAGCTAGCATCGTGATGTTGACCGCTTTAATGACGACTGCTTACAGAGATTTTATCAATCCGCAAGATAGAGCGATCGCCCAAAATCAAACAGTCAGTAATATCTCTCTCAAATCGCAGAAAGCGCAAGTCAAAAAAGTCGTTGCTCTCACATCTTTATCTGCGGATATCATCGCTCGACTTGATCGAACCAAACTTGTTGGTATCACAGGCGGAAGTTTATTGAATAAAGATTCAAGATTTAAAAAGATTGTCCGTGTCAGCGAAGGACAAATACAACCAAATCTCGAAAAAATTGTCGCACTGAAGCCAGATTTAGTGATTGGTGCTGAGGGTTTTTCTAATCAAACAACTGAAAAATTAAAACAGTTGGGAATTAATACTTTGTTGACTAAAGTTGATAGCTGGGAAGCTTTAGAAGCCTGGAGGGGAGACGAAACAGCCTAA
- a CDS encoding carbon-nitrogen hydrolase family protein: MKSYLAAAIQLTSVPDLQKNLVQTEELIDLAVRRGAELVGLPENFSFMGEEKDKLAQGDAIARESEIFLKKMAQRFQVTILGGSFPVPVGNTGKAYNTTILIDPSGQEIARYQKVHLFDVNVPDGNTYQESSTVMAGEQLPPVHFSEKFGNLGLSICYDVRFPELYRHLSDKGSDVIFVPAAFTAFTGKDHWQTLLQARAIENTCYVIAPAQTGTHYARRQTHGHAMIIDPWGVILADAGEQPGIAIAEIKPTRLEQVRRQMPSLQHRVF; this comes from the coding sequence ATGAAGTCGTATTTAGCTGCTGCTATCCAATTGACAAGTGTGCCAGACCTGCAGAAAAACTTAGTACAGACAGAAGAGTTAATTGATCTGGCTGTGCGTCGAGGTGCTGAGTTGGTGGGTTTGCCGGAAAACTTTTCCTTTATGGGTGAGGAAAAAGATAAACTTGCTCAAGGGGATGCGATCGCCCGCGAAAGCGAAATATTTCTCAAAAAAATGGCGCAACGCTTTCAAGTTACCATCTTGGGTGGCAGCTTTCCAGTGCCTGTAGGTAACACAGGCAAGGCATATAATACCACTATACTGATTGATCCTAGCGGTCAGGAAATTGCTAGGTATCAAAAAGTACATTTATTTGATGTGAATGTTCCTGATGGTAACACCTATCAAGAATCCAGCACGGTTATGGCTGGTGAGCAATTACCTCCAGTGCATTTCTCGGAAAAATTCGGCAATTTAGGACTTTCTATTTGCTATGATGTCCGCTTCCCTGAACTGTACCGACATTTATCAGATAAGGGTTCTGATGTCATATTTGTGCCTGCAGCCTTTACGGCTTTCACGGGTAAAGACCATTGGCAAACATTACTACAAGCCAGAGCGATTGAAAATACCTGCTACGTGATTGCTCCCGCGCAAACAGGGACTCATTATGCACGCCGTCAAACCCACGGTCACGCCATGATTATCGACCCTTGGGGAGTGATTTTAGCCGATGCTGGCGAACAACCGGGAATAGCGATCGCCGAAATCAAACCCACTCGCCTCGAACAAGTCCGCCGACAAATGCCCTCTTTACAACACCGGGTATTTTAA
- a CDS encoding TonB-dependent hemoglobin/transferrin/lactoferrin family receptor: MKLYLLLVNLALVNIAAIPTAFAESKNINNEEKKPSITITNIPQISEIELPATSAKLLTQQPETNQNQNCQPASQNRNEDEKNQLDKCKQLAQNQEETTDIEITVTGTKTPRSVDDSPGTITVIDTDDIDNRLIQNLDDLIRYEPGVSTSGDPRRYGFQDFNIRGIDGNRILLQVDGVRLPESFSFGSTRLGRNYVDIETLKRAEIIRGSASTLYGSDAIGGVVTFITKDPEDYLQESGDDAYFSNKFAYDSSNRGIAETATVAGRSGDVEGLLVYTRRDGYEPQINSSRTPNPQVSSANSWLAKLVFNLSDFQKIKLTGEFINLTTNTDVLTSRGINLGVRTDNLNATDKTKRNRYNLSYEYDNPNNSLFFQVLRSQIYYQDAITTEESNELRRATAPIATGEVNRRRYRNSSYQQNTFGGDLQLESNFDTGSLIHKLVYGAEVSQTKTSRLRDGFQENIASPGVIGLRTNVVGPDAFPVKDIADTENTKFGIYLQDEITWGNLTLIPGIRYDSYSLNPQPDQIYRNSSRNFPTSKFSDSAISPKLGLVYKLTPELTTFAQYSRGFRAPTAEDINPAFTNPGLYTVIPNPDLKPESSNNFELGIRGSFPAGKFSFSGFYNTYNNFIDTFGRVIPTSGLAVGTFQTVNRGEVRIYGLEAKGELPLGSGFSLLASTSYAVGDDLQTNQPLASIDPLRLVAGLRYRSPQDVWGTELITTYASSPRVPRTTDVPNPFVPESYFTLDLISYYNLSENATINIGIFNILNEKYWRRGDVRGLSATDPNIDLFTQPGISLTASLTVRF, from the coding sequence GTGAAACTTTATCTTTTACTTGTTAATTTAGCCTTAGTTAATATCGCCGCAATACCAACAGCATTTGCAGAATCAAAAAATATTAACAATGAAGAAAAAAAGCCTTCCATAACTATTACTAATATTCCCCAAATAAGTGAAATAGAACTTCCCGCTACAAGTGCAAAGTTACTAACACAACAGCCGGAAACAAATCAAAATCAAAACTGTCAGCCAGCATCTCAAAATAGAAATGAGGATGAAAAAAATCAACTGGATAAATGTAAACAGCTAGCACAAAATCAAGAGGAGACGACAGATATTGAAATTACCGTTACTGGAACTAAAACACCGCGTTCAGTGGACGATTCACCAGGAACCATAACTGTAATTGATACTGATGATATTGATAATCGACTGATTCAGAACTTAGATGATTTAATTCGTTATGAACCAGGAGTATCAACTAGCGGAGATCCGCGACGTTATGGGTTTCAAGATTTTAACATTCGCGGTATTGATGGGAACCGAATTTTATTGCAAGTTGATGGAGTACGTTTACCGGAATCCTTTAGTTTTGGTAGCACTCGGTTAGGAAGAAATTATGTAGATATCGAAACTCTCAAACGAGCAGAAATTATTCGCGGTTCAGCATCAACTCTTTATGGTAGCGATGCGATTGGTGGTGTCGTCACCTTTATTACGAAAGATCCTGAAGATTATCTACAAGAATCGGGAGATGATGCCTATTTTAGCAATAAGTTTGCCTACGACAGTAGCAACAGAGGTATTGCTGAAACAGCAACTGTAGCAGGTAGATCAGGTGATGTAGAAGGGTTATTAGTGTATACAAGACGCGATGGTTATGAACCCCAAATTAATAGCTCCCGCACTCCTAACCCCCAAGTTAGCAGCGCCAATAGTTGGTTAGCAAAACTAGTTTTTAACCTTAGTGATTTTCAAAAAATCAAACTTACAGGAGAATTCATTAACCTCACTACCAACACAGATGTGCTCACATCACGAGGAATTAACTTAGGTGTGCGTACAGATAATTTAAACGCCACAGACAAAACAAAACGCAATCGATATAACTTAAGTTACGAATACGATAATCCCAACAATTCATTATTTTTTCAAGTCTTACGTAGCCAAATTTATTATCAAGACGCCATCACCACAGAAGAATCAAACGAATTACGCCGCGCTACCGCACCGATTGCTACGGGAGAAGTAAACCGTCGTCGCTACCGCAACTCCAGTTATCAACAAAATACATTTGGCGGCGATTTACAGTTAGAAAGTAACTTTGATACAGGAAGCTTAATTCACAAATTAGTATATGGTGCAGAAGTTTCTCAAACAAAAACATCTCGGTTGCGCGATGGTTTTCAAGAGAATATAGCCAGTCCTGGAGTGATTGGTTTGAGAACAAATGTAGTCGGGCCGGATGCATTTCCTGTTAAAGATATCGCTGATACAGAAAATACTAAATTTGGGATTTATCTCCAAGATGAAATTACTTGGGGGAATCTGACTCTCATTCCTGGAATTCGCTACGATTCCTATAGTCTCAATCCCCAACCTGACCAAATTTATCGCAATTCTTCTCGAAATTTTCCCACATCAAAATTTTCAGATTCCGCCATATCACCGAAATTAGGCTTAGTTTATAAATTAACACCAGAACTAACGACCTTTGCTCAATATTCCCGTGGTTTCCGCGCTCCTACCGCCGAAGATATTAACCCTGCGTTCACTAATCCTGGCTTATATACAGTCATTCCCAACCCAGATTTAAAACCAGAGAGTAGCAATAATTTTGAATTAGGAATACGAGGCTCTTTCCCTGCTGGTAAATTCAGTTTCAGCGGTTTTTATAATACATATAATAACTTTATTGATACCTTTGGTAGAGTTATTCCCACATCAGGTTTAGCTGTGGGTACATTTCAAACTGTGAATCGTGGTGAAGTGCGTATTTATGGTTTAGAAGCCAAAGGCGAATTACCCTTGGGTTCTGGTTTTAGCTTGTTAGCCAGTACAAGTTATGCTGTCGGTGACGACTTACAAACTAATCAGCCCCTGGCTTCTATTGACCCATTGAGATTAGTAGCGGGACTACGATATCGCTCACCTCAAGATGTGTGGGGAACTGAATTAATTACCACCTATGCTAGTAGTCCTAGGGTTCCTAGAACTACAGATGTGCCTAATCCCTTTGTTCCAGAAAGCTATTTTACTCTTGATTTAATCAGTTACTATAACCTGAGTGAAAATGCGACAATCAATATTGGTATATTTAACATTTTGAATGAAAAATATTGGCGACGTGGAGATGTTCGAGGTTTAAGTGCAACTGACCCTAATATTGATTTATTTACTCAGCCAGGTATTAGTCTGACAGCAAGTTTGACAGTGCGATTTTAG
- the obgE gene encoding GTPase ObgE codes for MQFIDQSVIEVEAGKGGDGIVAFRREKYVPAGGPSGGNGGRGGSVIFVAVENLQTLLDFRYNHLFKAENGARGGPNNCTGAGGKDLIVEVPCGTAIYDASTGALLGDLVEPGKPFLVAEGGKGGLGNQHFLSNRNRAPEYSLPGLPGEMKVLRLELKLLAEVGIIGLPNAGKSTLISSLSAARPKIADYPFTTLIPNLGVVRKPSGDGTVFADIPGLIAGAAHGAGLGHDFLRHIERTRVLLHLIDATSEDVVGDYNTIKQELQAYGRGLAQRPQILALNKIDAVDQELVDLAALATQLHHLSQAPVFIISAVTRNGLEPMLQEIWQILDEINVVEQAEMIG; via the coding sequence ATGCAATTTATCGATCAATCCGTAATTGAAGTTGAAGCAGGTAAGGGTGGCGATGGTATCGTCGCCTTTCGCCGCGAAAAATACGTACCCGCAGGTGGCCCCTCTGGCGGTAATGGCGGGCGCGGTGGTTCAGTGATTTTCGTGGCGGTAGAAAACCTGCAAACCCTACTAGATTTTAGATATAACCACCTGTTTAAAGCCGAGAATGGCGCTCGTGGTGGGCCGAATAATTGCACCGGTGCAGGTGGAAAAGATTTAATTGTTGAAGTTCCTTGTGGTACAGCCATTTACGATGCTAGTACCGGAGCATTGCTGGGAGATTTAGTCGAGCCGGGAAAACCTTTTTTGGTAGCCGAAGGTGGTAAAGGCGGATTGGGAAACCAGCATTTTTTGAGTAACCGCAACCGCGCCCCAGAATACTCTCTCCCTGGACTACCAGGGGAAATGAAGGTGCTACGCTTGGAGTTAAAATTGTTAGCAGAAGTGGGAATTATTGGATTACCGAATGCGGGTAAATCTACCTTGATTTCCTCTTTATCCGCTGCACGTCCTAAAATCGCTGATTATCCCTTTACTACCTTAATTCCTAATTTGGGTGTAGTCCGCAAACCATCAGGAGATGGGACAGTGTTTGCTGATATTCCCGGATTAATTGCAGGCGCTGCTCATGGAGCGGGTCTGGGACACGATTTCTTACGCCACATTGAACGCACACGGGTGCTGTTGCACTTAATTGATGCTACTAGTGAAGATGTGGTGGGCGACTACAACACAATTAAGCAAGAATTGCAAGCGTATGGGCGAGGTTTAGCACAGCGTCCGCAGATTTTAGCACTGAACAAAATTGATGCTGTTGACCAGGAATTGGTAGATTTAGCAGCTTTAGCTACTCAACTGCATCATCTTTCTCAAGCTCCCGTTTTTATCATTTCAGCGGTGACTCGCAATGGGTTAGAGCCGATGTTACAAGAAATTTGGCAAATTCTTGATGAAATTAATGTTGTGGAGCAAGCAGAGATGATTGGGTAG